The following is a genomic window from Bacteroidota bacterium.
TATTCCTTATCAAATCAAGCGCTTCGCTTGCCTTTATTTTTTTCCCATCCCTGAAGGCAATTACAAAGGCGCCATCCAGACCGTCTTTGATTAATTGGCTTTTCAGGTTGTTGGCAGTTTCGTATTCAAGAAATTCTCCCACCGTGTAAACGGTCAAGCCGTTTTCATCCTTGAAATTTTTTATCCCTTGCTTTGCAATGCTCAGGAATTTATTCGCCACTGCATTCGGCACTAATTCTTTGAACGCGCCAATCTGCACTTTGAAAACAATTCCTTTATTGGAAGTAGTGGAAAGGTTTTTTGCCGATGCTTCCGAAGTGGTGGTATCGGAAGGGAAGAAGGAATATTCCTGCTTGCTTTTTGAGAGCACACCGCTTCCTTGTGTGTCAATTAATTTTTTCGCTTCGGTGAGCGGAATTCTTTTCCCGTTGTAATATGCCACCACAAACGCATCGGCAATTCCCTTGCCTGAAATTTTATTTTTCGCTTCGCTTGCTTTCACTTCATCGCCAAATCTTCCGGTGGTGTAGCGCAGCAATCCGTTGCCGGTGCTTTCAGAATTCAGCGGAGAAATATTGTACAGTTGCGCGGACGTAACTGGCTTGGAAAAAACTCCCACCTGCACTGCATAAAATAATCCGCCAATGGATTTTACATCGGTTGCGTTTGCTGAAGAAGTTCCATTCGGTTCAGTGGTTGAATTGCCGGGTTGCTGAGTGGTTGAATTCGCACTTGCTAAAGTGGCGGCATCAATGGTTTCTCCTGCATCTTTCGCTTTTGTCAGCGCATCGTTCATGGAAATTCTTTTTCCGTTAAAGAAGGCAACGATGAAGGCGTCTTTATATCCCAAATCATTCACCTGCTTTTTTGCCTGTGAAGCCGCAGAAAATTTCTCAAACAATCCCGCGGTGTAGCGTTTGAATCCCTGCGGAGTGGTTTCGGCAGTGATGGGTTTTAATCCTTTGAAAAGATTTTGCGGAATCGGATTTTTGAACGCGCCAATCTGCACTTTGAAAATTAATCCATCGGGCAGGGGCGCATCCACCGGAATGGGTTTCGCTGCTGAATAACTTGCCCCGCTCAAGTCCAATTTATCAAACAGCGCATCGTAATATTTCAGCAGATACGATTTTGAAGTTACGGAAGTGTTTGCGGTTTCAGTTTTCGCTGGCGCTGTTTTGGTTTCAGAAGATTTCGTTTCTGTTTTATTCGCGTAAACGGTAGTTTGTGTCCGCACCGGCTCGGTGGAAGTTTTTGTTTCGGAAGAATTATTTTTGGGCTGCGCGGTTTCATTCTTAGTTGCAGTTGAAACTGTTTCAGTTGTTGCTACGGAATTTGTTTTGGCAGTTTCCGTTTTCGCTGTTTTAGTTTCGGTTGAAGTTGCAGTAGTGGGAGTAGCCGAATTTGTTTTTACAGTTTCAGTTTTTACAGTTGTGCTTGCAAGCGTATCGGACGGTTTTTTATAGCCGGTTGCTGTTGCAATTTCTTCGTAAGCCGATTTATCGAGTGATTGCAAATACAAATCCGATTCGGTTTGTTTCGAGTTGGCTTCCTGCTCAGAATTTTTTGCAAGCGCTTTTACCGAATCCGACTTCAACTGGTTTCGCAGCGCGCGCGTATTAATGTCTGCCGATTTCTGCTCAATTTCTTTTTTCTTGTTCGGGTCGGTTTCTTTTTTGCTCAGTTCATATAACCGGTTCGATTCATTGAACTGCTGGTTGGAAAGATTTTCATACTCGTTCGCTTTGCTGTTTTGACGTTCGGCATTTTTCTTCGACCAGCCGGCTTCGTTTTTCAGCGCAGTGTAATGCGTGTACTCATCTTTGTTTTTTATGGTCGAAGGAGGAGTAGTTGAAGTGGTTGAGTTGTTGTCCGGCTGAGTGGAAGAGTTAGTTGTGCTTGCGGTAATTGTTTCTGTTTTCACAGGAGAAACTGTTTGCGTGGAAACCGGATTTGTTGCCGCAACAGTATTTGTAGAAACAATTGTTGTTTCCGGTGAAGTGATTTCCGATTTAGTTTCCGCTGGCGCTGTTTTATTTTCAGTCACTGTTGTTGTTTGAGTGTTTGCGGCTGTAGTGGTTATTTTTTCCTCCTGCTGTTTCTTTGCCGCTTCCGCCCAATCGGGATGTTCTGATTTTATTTCCGCAACTTTGTCTCCTGTTTTCATGGCGAGCGTTTGTTTTTCCTTCGCTCCCTTTTCCGCATCGTCTGCTTTTCCATTCTTGCCATCCTTTTTTAATCGCTGCGATTCATCATAAAGCGAAGAAGACCAATCGGAATAAATTTCCTGCTCTTTCGATTTTTTTGCGTACTCGTTGGTTTCCTTCTCGTTTTCTTTCAGTTTGTTTTCATAGTAAGAATTGATGTTGTCCGCACCCTGAAGATTTTCGGGAGAAGTTTCTGTGCCGGTTGCAGCAGTAGTGGCAGTGGGAGAAACAGAATTTGTTGCAACGGCTGTTGTTTCAGGAGAAACAGCGGAAGCAGCCGCAAGCGCTTCCTGCAATTTCAGATTATCCACTTTGCTGCGGCTGTCAGACGCTTTCTGCCGTTTATCTTCAACGCCCGACTGCAATTCGTAGATTTTATCCTGCACATATTTTTTATTGTTCTCATCGGTAACCGTTGGCAGAAATTTTTTCAGCGATGCAATCTGGTTATCGAGCGAATCGGTCCACGATTGATAAATCACCGAAAGTTTTTCTTCGCGCTCCGTTTCTTTCGGAATTTTTTCCGCATCGTGCATCTGGTTTACAAAAACATCTACATAAGGAGAAGTGATTTTTAGTTGCTGCGTTGTTTCCGCTTTCGTTTCATTCACTGTGCTTGCGGTGACGGTTTTGTTTTCAGGTGCAACCGTGTTGGTGTTTGCAGCAGCAAGATTAGTTGGCGAAGATTTTATTTCATTCATCACGGAAGCGGTAAGCGCTGCATTGCTCTTGAGCGAATCGGATTGCGACTGCAGTTGTTTTCCTTTCACGCTGTAGGTTTCCGCATCTTTCTTTTTTGTTTCGGCTTCTTTTTCCATTTCTTCCGCCTGCGAAATAAGATTTTGTTTCGCGCCTTCATTTTTTGTTTTATCCGCTTCGGCTCTCAGGCGCTGCGATTCTTTCTGCAAGTCCTCCACGTCCTGCTGCGTGTCAAGGTATTTTGCCATTGCTTTGCTTGATTCTTTTTGCTTTGCCTGCGCCATTTTTTCCATATCGGGCGGAAAGGAAACATTCAAACTGTCATTTCTCTTGTCTAATTTTTCTTTCTGCGCGAGGAGTTCGTTCATCTTTTTTTCGCTCGCGCCTGATTTGATTGCATTGTCCAAATCTTTCGAGTATTTTAATTCCGCATCTGCCTGCTGCTGTTTTGCTTTTCCCTGTTCGTCCATCTGATTGGAAAGCGTGAGCGAAACCGCGCCTTCTTTCGAAAGTTCATCGGCATCTTTGCGCAATTGAGTGGCTTTGTCCAGTTGCGCCATCTTTTCATTTTGGTTCGTCATCGTTTCGGCATT
Proteins encoded in this region:
- a CDS encoding PD40 domain-containing protein gives rise to the protein MRHILFLILNSSFLLLHSAAFSQNVFSSEEDLKKQANKLFEEEDFVKAYPLFSQLLSLYPKDAQYNYKFGTCLLYSAGDKEKAIPYLEYAAKRQNQNVDKEVFFYLGKAYHLNYRFDEAIRFYNKYKSNASSKKAEHYDVERQIEMCGSGKNLLKNVTDLTVLEKKEVPEADFFRSYNLSEFNAKIIVKPDDLKSSADKKKKEEGVMYLAPDRKEIYYSSYGEDGKNGKDIYFVTRTASGDLSKPTRLNDAINTKYDEDFPFLHPNGKILYFCSKGHNSMGGYDIFKSEWNESTQSWGKPVNMDFAINTPDDDILFISDAEDKSAYFSSRRESAQGMFMVYKIKLERKPLDLAIITGTLTKEVGDKNPGAKITVTKILKDEVVGVFNVNSSDGSYTLNLPNGGKFMFAVESPGFKKSSELVVVPFQQEIKPLKQEIALVNENGTDKVRIKNSFDEQIDSAELALATQFIKAKAVLEVSPAEQEITATAVDENASSSSETKNETKNTPVSNTDIIGMAYDEARQTQKEANELRKNSDAAQQLANEKNSASLQKNKEATELMKNAETMTNQNEKMAQLDKATQLRKDADELSKEGAVSLTLSNQMDEQGKAKQQQADAELKYSKDLDNAIKSGASEKKMNELLAQKEKLDKRNDSLNVSFPPDMEKMAQAKQKESSKAMAKYLDTQQDVEDLQKESQRLRAEADKTKNEGAKQNLISQAEEMEKEAETKKKDAETYSVKGKQLQSQSDSLKSNAALTASVMNEIKSSPTNLAAANTNTVAPENKTVTASTVNETKAETTQQLKITSPYVDVFVNQMHDAEKIPKETEREEKLSVIYQSWTDSLDNQIASLKKFLPTVTDENNKKYVQDKIYELQSGVEDKRQKASDSRSKVDNLKLQEALAAASAVSPETTAVATNSVSPTATTAATGTETSPENLQGADNINSYYENKLKENEKETNEYAKKSKEQEIYSDWSSSLYDESQRLKKDGKNGKADDAEKGAKEKQTLAMKTGDKVAEIKSEHPDWAEAAKKQQEEKITTTAANTQTTTVTENKTAPAETKSEITSPETTIVSTNTVAATNPVSTQTVSPVKTETITASTTNSSTQPDNNSTTSTTPPSTIKNKDEYTHYTALKNEAGWSKKNAERQNSKANEYENLSNQQFNESNRLYELSKKETDPNKKKEIEQKSADINTRALRNQLKSDSVKALAKNSEQEANSKQTESDLYLQSLDKSAYEEIATATGYKKPSDTLASTTVKTETVKTNSATPTTATSTETKTAKTETAKTNSVATTETVSTATKNETAQPKNNSSETKTSTEPVRTQTTVYANKTETKSSETKTAPAKTETANTSVTSKSYLLKYYDALFDKLDLSGASYSAAKPIPVDAPLPDGLIFKVQIGAFKNPIPQNLFKGLKPITAETTPQGFKRYTAGLFEKFSAASQAKKQVNDLGYKDAFIVAFFNGKRISMNDALTKAKDAGETIDAATLASANSTTQQPGNSTTEPNGTSSANATDVKSIGGLFYAVQVGVFSKPVTSAQLYNISPLNSESTGNGLLRYTTGRFGDEVKASEAKNKISGKGIADAFVVAYYNGKRIPLTEAKKLIDTQGSGVLSKSKQEYSFFPSDTTTSEASAKNLSTTSNKGIVFKVQIGAFKELVPNAVANKFLSIAKQGIKNFKDENGLTVYTVGEFLEYETANNLKSQLIKDGLDGAFVIAFRDGKKIKASEALDLIRNK